In Zootoca vivipara chromosome 15, rZooViv1.1, whole genome shotgun sequence, the genomic window CTCCTGCAGCGGACCAGGCATGTCGGCAAAGTGGCTGTAGTCGGGTTTCGAGTCCTGGATTTCAATccagctgggggagggagggagagagagagcgagagagagaaaaggggcagaGTTAAGGACCTCCGAGGAATGGAGCCGATAGAGCCCAGGGTGTGCTGCAGCTGCACAAAAGGCAAATGCAATGCCAGGCGTCATtaggaaaagaaaaattaaattaaatgcagcCATGAtacaactgcatttggaatactgtgtacagttctgttcACCTCAAAAAGGGCATTGCAGAGAGGGAAAacgtttcagaaaagggcaacccaaatggatCAAGGGGGGGGTGGTGGAAGAAAAATTGTGTCGTTTGGGACTCTTTAGTTTAAATGGCAACATTAGAGGTGTTTATAAAATTCTGCAAGTGAATAGAGAAGactgtccctccctctctcctaacactggaACTAGTGGTGATCCCACGAAACTGATTGATGGAAGATTTAGGCAGAGTTAGACtgcggaactcccttccacaggagacagggatggccaccaacttgggtggcttttaaaGAAGATTAGGCAAgttggaggagagggctctggagggctcctagccaggaggctcggctctgcttccatggttggaggtgacagccatgcttctgaatcccagttgctggaaaccgcaagagggaagagttgctcttgggctcggatcctgctggtgggtttcccattggggcatctggttggcctccgtgagaacaggaggctggactagatgggcccctttgCCTGAACGAGCCAGGCTATCCTTACACAGGCTATCCTTACACACTATCCATTTCTTCCTATATAAATAACAACTAAATGCTGTCGTCACACTGCAGTTTGAGTAGCTGCCACTagggctccctttggcctgacTCAGCTGCAGCCAGGCTCCTCTTATGGGGTTTGAGGTGACCTTGCGATGCAGGAAGCCAGGGTGGTCAAGATGGAGAGAGGAGGACTTACCCGATGATGGCGGCTGGAACGAGGAGGATGACGGCCCCAAAGAGGAAGGGGAATCCTTTCATGAAGGAGAGGCTGGCTGGGTAAAGGGAATTGAAGACCCCCGTGGCCACCAGCGAGCAGAGGCCTTCCACGCAGGCCACGGCAGCAAAGAGAGCCCCTGGAGGGGAGAGCGGAGAGCTGAGGCACGCATGGGGCATGCCCCCAATGCCCCAACCCCAAATGGTGGGTgttttcatacaatcatagagatggaaggtgtacccaaaggtcctctagtccaacccctgcaatgcagaaattgcaGCTCAATTTCCTGACCTGACCTCTCCAGTCAACGAGAGACCATCTTATAAAGGAGTCTGCTCTTcccagggtgctgggaactgtagttctgtgacgTCCAGACCTTCCTAGCTGGGGATCTGAACTTGCTCTTTGTccccagcaacacacacacatagggaGCCTACCCAGGAGGGGTGTTTGGGAGAGAGGTGAGGTCCTCAAGCCTGTTGGGGAAGCGACTCCCACCAACCACCCAAAAAATGTCTGAAACTCACGTTGTGCTTCTCCAGTAAATGCACAACCCCTGATTCTTGCAGCTCGTTCCAGCACCATTATTTCTGGATTCTGCcacgaggactagaaacttttgaGTTTGTTTTTAGTCCTTAGGGTAGCAGtgggaagctttggccctccaaatatgactgaactacaattcccatcagtcctagctgTCAGCCATGTTTGCCCCAATGCATTGTGGGTCAGGTGATTTGGCTGTGGATCCCCGAACCCTTGCTTTGCTTACCTTGCTCCTTCTTGTCAACCAGCCTGGATAACTTGGAGCGGATCACAGGCGTGACCGTCATGGAGAGGAAAAGGAGGCCGTATCCTGtcgggggaaggaggagaaagaaaacgaagagacccactgaaatgacttCGGTTTGGGGCAAACTTAAGTGTCCTTGGATGTCCACCAACTGGCAACCAGAGGCCTTGACTGTCTCTGACAGTTAGTGCTCTctaggaatctagatagactgcctctgggcctggaggttccacaagagcatcataagagcctgctggatcaggcccaaggggctCTGTTGGTAGGGTAGGAGGAGATgtttaatctcagagtcatgggttcaagtcccacattgggcaaaaatattcctgcattgcagggagctagaTGAAACCTTGCGTTCCctccccactctacaattctgcgattctagCACGGCATCCTGTGCCCATAGGGAAGgccactcaggtcctgcttgtgatctCCTCGCTTGCGCTTCCCACCCACCAGGGCTCACAGAATCTTATAATCATCCGAGGTGGAGGAgcacccaggggtcatctagtcccacccccgcAGTGCAGGAATTCAGAGGCACGCTGCCTCTCGACACTGAGGGTACGTAGCACAGAACgaaatggatcaggccagtggcccctctagcccaacaccctgtccccacagtggccaaccatatgcccccacaggaatcccacaagcaggacccgagggcAACAGTTCTTCAGTTCTGCACCGTCTATTCAGGGGTAGACTGCCCCTGAGCATGGAGGTTCTGTTCCCACAGTAGGCCTCCAAGCGGAGAGCCCGgtagcaggatcaggccagggacccatctggcccagcattcTACACAGATGCTTGGGAGATGGTGGACTCCCATtccctggaggtttctaagcagaggcttggtgTCCATCTGCCGGGGGACTCTTTAGCTTTGACCCTTGCGCGgctggggggttgggctagatggccgcCAGGTGTCCCTTCCGACTCTCCAACCCTCAAGCAACGCCTCCTCTCCCAGGAGCAGCTCACCTGTGAACATCAGGGGTGTGGTGCTCGCCAGGGCGATCGTCCCCAGGCCCAGGACGTTGGACAGCAGGCCGACTTCGGCCACCCAGCCGTCCTCGAGGCAGGTCTGCAGCAGGCGCAGCCCCAACAAGCTGGCAAGGTAGGCCAGGTAGTGAGCGGCCGAGCCGTAGCCGATCAGCTCCGAGCCCCAGCAGAGCGGGGTGCTCAGCTCGTACAGCACCAGCAGGTCCGAGGCCCCAAAATGCACGGTGACCACCAGGAAGAAGGCGAGGGAGTACAGGAGCAGCTTGTGCCACTCCCAGCCCCGGGCGCCAGGCACATAGAGGCGGAGGACGGAGGCGTAATGTTGGAGGGTGAAGAGCCCCGCGGGCCGTCCGGGCTGCTCCACCGATTCCCGCAGGCAGACGGCGGCATAGAGAGCGGCGGCGAGGCTAGCCGAGAGGGCCAGCCAGAAGGGAGCCACGTAGCCTTGGGCATGGCGCCACTGCCCGCCCACGATGCTGGCTCCCATTCCCGCCAGGCCCAGGCAGGCCTCCAGGATGGCCACGCGGAAAGTGCGCCCTCGCCGGTCGCTGACATCGGCCGCGTAGGCGAAGGAGGCAGCCAGGATGAGGTTGTAGTCGCCCGAGAGGCCGGCCAGGATGCGGCCCAGCAGGAGCCAGGCCACGGGGAGCCGGAGGGACATCACGGCCAGGAAGATGGCCGCCTGCAGAGCCATGCCCAGCGAGGGGAGGACGAGGGCCGGGCGGCGCCCTCTGGAGTCGCTCCAGGGGCCGAGCAGCGTGACGGAGAAGAGGCCCACCAGGAAGCCGGACAGGTTGAGGTAGAGgttccagtgggccaccagggtCTCCAGttcctgagagagaaagaggggggggaggcagagggctGTGAGGCAGGAGGAGGGCTGGACTACTGCAAGGCGCTCTTCACAGGGCTGCCCTTGGGCTTGGCTTGGAAGCTACAGCTGGCCGCGGCCAGATTGCTGGCAGGAGGGCAAGAACAAGGGTTGCCCTTGTGAAGGAGCTGCGCCGGCTGCCCACCTGTATTCGAGGGTCTTGCGTTAATCAACAAGGCCCCGAGCTACTTGGGTCTACAATTCCTAAGGGATCGCCTGAACCCTTCTATCCCAGCTCGCTCACTGAGATCACCCGTGGTGCGGCTCACTTGACAACAATGAGAAACCAAGCCTCTCAGGTCATGGACCcggtcctgtggaactccctggcaCTGGAGATGCAGCGGGCACCTActaaaaacttttctattctgcctgGTCTAGGCAGGCCACGAAGAACACAAGGGTTGGCTGGTGTTTGCTTTTAattctttgtttgcttttaactCGGTTTCaaatttttatgattttattgaaCGGTTTTATGCTTTTACATTGTTGTAAACCGCTGTgatatgtttttatggtaccgcAGTATATACCGTACATatctattataaataaataacttggagctgggaatgtcccctgcctgaaaccccgcagagctgctgccagtcagtgtaggcaatactgagctgggagTCCAgagggtctgacttggtatatatGTCTGCTATCTCTTAGGGACACCATCAAGGCCGAtgctgtggtgttgttgttgttgtctgttgtttttaaaatttgtctACTGCCCCTCATTCATAGATCTCAGGTCGCTTCACAGCATTAAAAtccaagataaaaaacacaaagtACATATTAAAGCAAGAACGAAAAAAgccacaaaccaataaccctgtGCTATCTTTTATACCCACAAACATTCTTCttcgttttcttttaaaaacgGTATGTGGTTTCAATTCCATTCatatttaaaaactttcctatgtTTCCAGCTTTCCCCTACTTTATCGGTGTTTCTGCTTTGGTTTTTATCGGTAAGCCACCTCCAGTCCCAATCTGGGGcaaaaggtgggagataaataaACGCAGCAACAActacaacagccccccccccagcctgaaaCCCAGAGGAGAACGGCTGCCAGTCTGTGCCTGCAGTCCAGATCCTGATGGAGCAAGAACGTGACTGGCTCTAAGACACCTTCCCGGGCTGCCTGGTCAGGTGAGCTTCCCCGTTCAGGCGCAGTCTACCCCAGCCAAGCCCCGTTGCCGCGACGCACCTCCTCCTGCTTGGCGGAGCCGCTCCCGTTGgcgcatcctcctcctcctccctgccgggCGGCGCTGCTGCCGTTCCCGGAGCCGAGGCGCTCCCACAGGTACTGGGTGCAGAGGGGGCCCTGCAAGCCCATGGCCagcgtggccagcagcagcaccggcTCCACGGCCCGCGGGCGCGCGCACCCGGCCCGGCGCGCCCGATCCTCCGTCTCCGTCTCCGCCTCCGCCTGGTCCCCGGGCTGCCCCGCCGGGGGTCCCGCCGGGGGTCCCGCCGCCTGCTCggccatggcggcggcggcggtagcaGCGACCAAGGGGCGGAGCGGCCACcagctccgcccggcccgacgcGGCGGGGATGGGCGGGCCATGGCCGGGTCGGCAgccgggaggagagaaggaaggaggcggCCGCCGGGGCgcggagggaggaaggaaggagagagaagcgCCGCGCGCGGCTCTCGCGGACCTGCCGTGACGTCACGGCAAGACGGCGGCGTGCAGAGAGCCATTGCAGCCTGGGAAACTGGGAAGAATCTTGCCCGCGTGCTTGGCTTCCTCTCTCCTCGATTAATAGGGACTACTAGGCATAGCtgccctgttgtctttgtccatggagttttcttggcagggttactggagtggcttgccagttccttctccaggtggatcacgtttagtcaaaactctccactatgacctgtccatcttgggtggccctgcatggcatagctcatagcttctctgagttattcaagccccttcgccacgacaaggcattgatccctgcttatttaacttatatgcagaattcatcatgcgaaaggctggactagatgattcccaagccagaattaagattgccggaagaaatatcaacaacctcagatatgcagatgacacaaccttgatggcagaaagtgaggaggaattaaagaaccttttaatgagggtgaaagaggagagcgcaaaatatggtctgatgctcaacataaaaaaaaccaagatcatggccactggtcccatcacctcc contains:
- the SLC46A1 gene encoding proton-coupled folate transporter — protein: MARPSPPRRAGRSWWPLRPLVAATAAAAMAEQAAGPPAGPPAGQPGDQAEAETETEDRARRAGCARPRAVEPVLLLATLAMGLQGPLCTQYLWERLGSGNGSSAARQGGGGGCANGSGSAKQEEELETLVAHWNLYLNLSGFLVGLFSVTLLGPWSDSRGRRPALVLPSLGMALQAAIFLAVMSLRLPVAWLLLGRILAGLSGDYNLILAASFAYAADVSDRRGRTFRVAILEACLGLAGMGASIVGGQWRHAQGYVAPFWLALSASLAAALYAAVCLRESVEQPGRPAGLFTLQHYASVLRLYVPGARGWEWHKLLLYSLAFFLVVTVHFGASDLLVLYELSTPLCWGSELIGYGSAAHYLAYLASLLGLRLLQTCLEDGWVAEVGLLSNVLGLGTIALASTTPLMFTGYGLLFLSMTVTPVIRSKLSRLVDKKEQGALFAAVACVEGLCSLVATGVFNSLYPASLSFMKGFPFLFGAVILLVPAAIIGWIEIQDSKPDYSHFADMPGPLQEAEQ